A DNA window from Gorilla gorilla gorilla isolate KB3781 chromosome 19, NHGRI_mGorGor1-v2.1_pri, whole genome shotgun sequence contains the following coding sequences:
- the LOC129527887 gene encoding histone H3.Y-like, translating into MARIKQTDLKATTWQAPRKPLATKAAGKRVLATGGIKKPHRHRLGTLALHKIMKYHKSTQLLLHKLTFQFLMCEITQAINPDLRFQCAATGDFRRTARPTWSPYLKTTTHVLSIPGMSQLCPETCSCPATSAERVLRSPRSWETLRSRRLCFRLVVFFNFSVLIIVLILAVHFCFYVLHGVQKQPCT; encoded by the coding sequence ATGGCTCGCATTAAGCAGACTGACCTCAAAGCCACCACCTGGCAGGCCCCCAGGAAGCCGTTGGCCACCAAAGCTGCTGGCAAGAGGGTCCTGGCTACAGGAGGGATCAAGAAGCCTCACCGCCACAGGCTTGGCACCCTGGCACTGCACAAAATCATGAAGTACCATAAGTCCACGCAGCTGCTTCTGCACAAGCTGACCTTCCAATTCCTAATGTGTGAGATCACCCAGGCCATCAACCCAGACCTGCGCTTCCAATGTGCAGCCACTGGCGACTTCAGGAGAACAGCGAGGCCTACCTGGTCCCCCTATTTAAAGACAACAACCCATGTGTTATCCATCCCTGGCATGTCACAATTATGCCCAGAGACATGCAGCTGTCCCGCCACCTCCGCGGAGAGGGTGCTGAGGAGCCCACGCTCCTGGGAAACGCTGCGCTCTAGACGGCTTTGTTTCCGTTTGGTTGTGTTTTTCAATTTCTCTGTGTTAATCATAGTTCTGATATTAGCAGTTCACTTTTGCTTTTATGTCCTTCACGGGGTCCAAAAGCAGCCCTGCACATGA